One genomic window of Methanosalsum zhilinae DSM 4017 includes the following:
- a CDS encoding quaternary amine ABC transporter ATP-binding protein — protein MEENTKIEIKDVSKIFGKNPKKVLKLLDEGLSKAEILERTGHNVGLYKLNFEIKSGEIFVIMGLSGSGKSTLLRCINRLIEPTTGEILIDDDDVIKMKPENLRELRRNKLGMVFQNFGLLPHRSVIDNVAYGLEVRGIEKEQRYEKALEAIENVGLKGHENSDISELSGGMQQRVGLARALATDPDILLMDEAFSALDPLIRSEMQDELLALQDRMQKTIVFVSHDLDEALKLGDRILLMNEGKAVQIGTAEEILTNPADDYVAKFVAGVDRSKVLLAEAVMKRPDPVISINSSLKVAVQLMKKHGISSIYVVDRNKILKGFVTIDKAIDGIKESKKIEDVMGEDVHKTAPDTPLNELIPIIESHSPLAVVDEKDKLIGVVVRGSVLGALAMED, from the coding sequence GTGGAGGAAAACACTAAAATTGAAATAAAGGATGTATCCAAAATATTTGGAAAGAATCCGAAAAAAGTTTTGAAATTGCTGGATGAAGGCTTATCCAAAGCTGAGATACTGGAAAGGACCGGTCACAATGTTGGTCTCTATAAGCTCAATTTTGAGATCAAAAGCGGTGAGATTTTTGTAATCATGGGTCTTTCAGGGTCCGGTAAATCTACTCTTCTCAGGTGCATAAATCGTCTTATAGAACCCACCACCGGTGAAATCCTGATTGATGATGACGACGTTATAAAAATGAAGCCTGAGAATCTTCGGGAACTTAGAAGGAATAAACTGGGTATGGTCTTCCAGAACTTTGGTCTTCTTCCTCATAGAAGTGTCATTGATAACGTGGCCTATGGTCTGGAAGTTAGAGGTATAGAGAAAGAGCAGAGATATGAAAAAGCCCTTGAAGCTATTGAAAACGTTGGGCTTAAAGGACATGAGAACAGTGACATTTCAGAGCTTAGTGGAGGAATGCAGCAGAGGGTTGGTCTTGCAAGAGCTCTTGCAACGGATCCTGATATTCTGCTCATGGATGAGGCTTTCAGTGCTCTTGATCCTCTTATACGAAGCGAGATGCAGGATGAACTTCTGGCACTTCAGGACCGGATGCAGAAGACTATAGTTTTTGTGTCACACGACCTTGATGAAGCACTCAAGCTGGGTGACAGGATTCTTCTAATGAATGAAGGTAAAGCTGTGCAGATCGGTACAGCAGAGGAAATACTCACAAATCCTGCAGATGATTATGTAGCAAAGTTCGTTGCCGGAGTTGACAGGTCCAAAGTACTTCTGGCAGAAGCTGTAATGAAACGTCCTGATCCTGTAATTTCAATCAATTCAAGCCTGAAGGTTGCAGTTCAGCTGATGAAGAAACATGGAATATCTTCAATATATGTAGTGGATCGAAATAAGATACTGAAAGGTTTTGTTACAATCGATAAGGCAATAGATGGCATAAAAGAGAGTAAGAAGATAGAGGATGTCATGGGTGAAGATGTACATAAGACTGCTCCTGATACTCCATTGAATGAACTGATTCCAATTATTGAATCGCATTCTCCTCTTGCTGTGGTTGATGAAAAGGACAAACTTATTGGTGTGGTAGTTAGAGGAAGTGTTCTTGGTGCACTTGCAATGGAGGACTGA
- a CDS encoding heavy-metal-associated domain-containing protein, whose protein sequence is MKNIMINVRGMTCQHCKMAVEKALMSTEGVHGVSVDLDKGTVSVEYDDQRTDPEKIRASIVSAGYDPQS, encoded by the coding sequence ATGAAAAATATTATGATAAATGTCAGGGGAATGACATGCCAGCACTGCAAAATGGCAGTTGAAAAAGCGCTGATGTCAACAGAAGGAGTGCATGGCGTGTCCGTGGATCTTGATAAAGGCACTGTATCAGTTGAATACGATGATCAACGTACTGATCCTGAAAAAATAAGAGCTTCAATAGTTTCTGCAGGATATGATCCTCAATCCTGA
- a CDS encoding signal recognition particle protein Srp19, giving the protein MKDKGKLVIWPSYIDKSKSRSKGRIISKKKSIKDPQLTEIETAAAKLDLHPEVEADKRYPKSWWEMSGRVLVENIEPKTVTARKIADTIRKIRGDK; this is encoded by the coding sequence ATGAAAGACAAAGGTAAACTGGTAATATGGCCTTCATATATAGATAAGTCTAAATCAAGAAGCAAAGGACGCATAATTTCAAAAAAGAAATCTATAAAGGACCCGCAGTTAACAGAAATTGAAACTGCTGCAGCAAAACTTGATCTTCATCCTGAGGTCGAAGCTGATAAAAGATATCCAAAATCATGGTGGGAGATGAGTGGCAGAGTACTGGTGGAAAATATCGAACCAAAGACTGTGACTGCAAGGAAAATAGCTGATACTATCAGGAAGATAAGAGGCGATAAATGA
- a CDS encoding DUF5806 family protein, translated as MGEIVDMEKTNHYQKFRKMDGKDYGDVTRFLKKTTHLTAREWMIAHLCSDFRDISNHSQMTWIGENLPDLVPFVTEPYSRHEVSNSLSAFKKKVRRSGTTFFYAYYAGLISKEEMISLIHTIVSDLEKLTKTEGNEVPESHDIEVQRLITDVFRRINEQMIE; from the coding sequence ATGGGTGAGATTGTGGATATGGAAAAAACAAACCATTATCAGAAATTCCGAAAAATGGATGGAAAGGACTACGGGGATGTTACCCGCTTTTTGAAAAAGACCACTCATCTTACTGCCAGAGAATGGATGATAGCTCACCTGTGCTCTGATTTTCGTGATATATCCAATCATTCACAGATGACCTGGATAGGTGAGAATCTGCCGGATCTTGTTCCTTTTGTCACTGAACCCTACTCAAGGCATGAAGTATCCAACTCACTTTCAGCTTTCAAGAAAAAAGTAAGACGGAGTGGAACTACTTTCTTCTATGCCTATTATGCAGGACTCATATCGAAGGAAGAGATGATATCTCTTATACATACTATTGTGTCGGATCTTGAAAAACTCACCAAGACGGAAGGTAATGAGGTACCGGAGTCCCACGATATTGAGGTTCAGAGACTGATTACCGATGTTTTCAGAAGGATCAACGAGCAGATGATCGAATGA
- the mtrE gene encoding tetrahydromethanopterin S-methyltransferase subunit E: MEPLIGMGVLALMGAAAAIAGMSEDLESDVGSQSNPNSQVQLAPQMMYPHRIFNKAISGEPPSNALMCAIGGTTTAILMDSMGMSVLFSVAIGALVAALAHGSYSTMSFFGRPASQNRFKQPIYLDVLRSHIVAIMAFAFVTTFSIVIISYLMITALGHPFPLALLAFIWGIAVGAIGSSTGDVHYGAERQFQNTEFGAGLNAAQSGNIVRKGEAGLRNGIDNLWFCSRFGGPATGIAFAMTVFLSGWITLVFDPSISLTIGWLSVIAGLIIVLILIIFNRKLEVSARNTYGPYKADKEEVAA, from the coding sequence ATGGAACCACTCATAGGTATGGGTGTATTAGCATTGATGGGTGCTGCTGCTGCGATTGCCGGCATGTCAGAAGATCTGGAATCTGATGTCGGATCACAGAGTAATCCCAATTCACAGGTACAGCTTGCGCCCCAGATGATGTATCCACATAGAATATTCAATAAAGCAATTTCCGGAGAACCACCATCAAATGCACTGATGTGTGCAATAGGTGGTACGACAACTGCAATATTAATGGATTCAATGGGAATGTCCGTTTTATTCTCAGTTGCTATTGGTGCACTGGTTGCAGCTCTTGCACATGGATCATATTCGACTATGTCTTTCTTTGGAAGACCGGCAAGTCAGAACCGTTTCAAGCAGCCAATATATCTGGATGTTCTAAGATCCCATATAGTAGCCATAATGGCATTCGCGTTTGTCACAACGTTTTCAATTGTAATTATTTCATATCTTATGATCACTGCTCTGGGTCATCCGTTCCCACTGGCATTGCTAGCATTTATATGGGGTATTGCAGTTGGTGCGATCGGCTCATCTACTGGTGATGTCCACTACGGAGCTGAAAGACAGTTCCAGAACACTGAATTTGGTGCAGGCCTGAATGCTGCACAGTCTGGTAACATTGTAAGAAAGGGTGAAGCCGGACTGCGTAACGGAATTGATAATTTATGGTTCTGTTCCAGGTTCGGAGGACCTGCTACAGGTATTGCCTTTGCAATGACAGTCTTTTTAAGCGGATGGATCACACTGGTCTTTGATCCTTCCATAAGCCTGACAATTGGATGGCTATCAGTCATTGCAGGACTTATTATAGTACTGATATTAATCATATTTAACAGAAAACTGGAAGTATCTGCAAGAAATACCTACGGGCCTTACAAAGCAGATAAAGAAGAGGTGGCAGCATGA
- the mtrD gene encoding tetrahydromethanopterin S-methyltransferase subunit D, with amino-acid sequence MIDFAAIIAENILYLLLIIVGGLLVAIGVHFVPVGGAPAAMAQSTGVGTGTVQLAAGAGLTGLVAAGAVMQVTDNLLLVIASGMVGAMIMIGSTMLVGNMIYIYGVGVPPASAKIKYDPITRDRQDLYISQGTEGHGVPTSCFISGIIGGGLGGLGGAMVYFALLSVTNGTSALNVIGLASIFSVAIFFINAVIASYNIGGTTEGFHDPKFKRLPKAVVSSIIVTFISGILSLITIGGL; translated from the coding sequence ATGATAGATTTTGCAGCAATCATAGCTGAAAACATATTATATCTACTGCTGATCATAGTTGGTGGATTGCTTGTTGCAATCGGAGTTCATTTTGTACCTGTTGGTGGAGCACCTGCTGCTATGGCACAGTCTACCGGTGTAGGTACCGGAACTGTTCAGCTGGCAGCTGGAGCAGGACTTACCGGACTGGTTGCAGCCGGAGCTGTAATGCAGGTCACGGACAATCTACTCCTTGTCATTGCTTCAGGTATGGTAGGAGCCATGATAATGATAGGAAGCACAATGCTTGTAGGCAATATGATTTACATATACGGTGTTGGGGTCCCCCCTGCATCAGCGAAGATAAAATATGACCCTATAACAAGAGACAGGCAGGACCTGTACATCTCACAGGGTACTGAGGGACACGGTGTTCCAACATCATGCTTTATCAGTGGAATCATTGGCGGAGGACTCGGTGGACTCGGTGGTGCAATGGTATACTTTGCCCTGCTAAGTGTCACAAACGGAACCTCAGCTCTCAACGTCATTGGACTTGCAAGTATCTTTTCAGTTGCAATATTCTTCATTAATGCAGTAATTGCTTCCTATAACATAGGTGGTACCACTGAAGGGTTCCATGATCCCAAGTTCAAAAGACTGCCAAAGGCTGTGGTCTCTTCAATAATTGTAACGTTCATTAGCGGAATTCTGAGTTTGATTACTATAGGAGGTCTATAA
- the mtrC gene encoding tetrahydromethanopterin S-methyltransferase subunit MtrC yields the protein MAAGGTPKKASSAIPPKKIMVFGILGSLIGIYAGHFLTTMFGPAFSFLGVLGAICAIVWGADTVRRVCSYGIGTGVPSIGMLAIGMGIVAALFGLEVGGIAGPVVALVIATIIGLIIGLLGNRIMKMGVPIMETATAEIAAAGTLTIVGVSTSMAGSFEIYNIVSHVVANGFIALVFIIGAIAILHPFNSNLGPDEKQDRTLAVAFVDGSIVMIVTGIVVAGVSIASAVPTLVIGLLIWIIAFNKYYSLVKRDAYKVVGTGLLPTEEELS from the coding sequence ATGGCAGCCGGAGGAACTCCTAAGAAAGCAAGCAGTGCAATACCTCCCAAGAAAATTATGGTATTTGGAATACTTGGAAGCCTAATAGGAATCTATGCTGGACATTTCCTCACAACCATGTTTGGCCCTGCATTCTCATTCCTTGGCGTTCTTGGTGCAATATGTGCCATTGTGTGGGGAGCCGACACTGTAAGAAGAGTATGTAGCTATGGAATTGGTACCGGTGTTCCCTCAATTGGAATGCTTGCCATTGGTATGGGTATCGTGGCAGCTCTGTTTGGCCTTGAGGTTGGAGGCATTGCCGGACCTGTGGTAGCACTGGTCATTGCAACGATCATTGGTCTGATCATCGGATTACTTGGTAACAGGATAATGAAGATGGGAGTACCCATCATGGAAACTGCAACCGCAGAGATTGCTGCTGCAGGTACGCTGACAATTGTAGGAGTCAGTACTTCCATGGCAGGATCATTTGAAATCTACAACATCGTTTCACATGTGGTTGCCAATGGATTCATTGCCCTGGTATTCATAATCGGTGCCATTGCAATCCTGCATCCATTTAACTCAAACCTTGGTCCCGATGAGAAGCAGGACCGTACATTGGCAGTCGCATTTGTTGATGGTTCCATTGTCATGATCGTAACAGGAATAGTGGTTGCCGGAGTAAGCATAGCATCCGCAGTTCCGACACTGGTTATAGGGCTGTTGATATGGATCATTGCATTCAATAAATACTACAGTCTGGTCAAGCGTGATGCATATAAAGTCGTTGGAACAGGCTTATTGCCAACAGAGGAGGAATTAAGTTGA
- a CDS encoding tetrahydromethanopterin S-methyltransferase subunit B produces MSMVHIAPEAHLVLDPETSLLAEEREDVISYSMDPLLTQVDKLDLVADDLINSLTPDKPLLSSFPNRDRASYSAGIVTGAFYGILAGLVFSGLLAFIIYIMALIGGVI; encoded by the coding sequence TTGAGCATGGTACATATAGCACCGGAAGCACACCTTGTGCTGGATCCGGAAACCTCTCTATTAGCAGAGGAAAGAGAAGATGTGATCAGTTATTCCATGGATCCGCTTTTGACACAGGTTGATAAGCTGGATCTTGTTGCTGATGATCTGATCAATTCATTGACTCCTGATAAACCCCTGCTATCCTCATTCCCAAACAGGGACAGAGCTTCCTATTCAGCAGGTATTGTAACAGGTGCTTTCTATGGAATACTTGCAGGTCTTGTATTTTCAGGGCTGCTTGCATTCATAATATACATAATGGCCCTTATAGGAGGGGTGATCTGA
- the mtrA gene encoding tetrahydromethanopterin S-methyltransferase subunit A — MAEKREPAPEWPILKGEYDIGDVKNCVAVITLGSHLPAEPQLEAGAAITGPCKTENLGLEKVLAHIISNPNIRYLLITGSEVKGHITGDAFLKIHQNGVKENRIVGAVGAIPYVENLTPEAIERFQQQIECVDLIGTENMSEITSKIKELASRDPDAFDADPMVVKVGEDGAEEEAATGIKPMAAEVAAIQARIRDIDREMIQAGVMNKFHSGVHAGKIEGIMMGLVISLTILGLLLFGR, encoded by the coding sequence ATGGCAGAGAAAAGAGAACCTGCACCAGAATGGCCGATTCTGAAAGGAGAATATGATATAGGAGATGTGAAGAACTGTGTTGCAGTAATTACACTTGGTTCACACCTGCCTGCAGAACCCCAGCTGGAAGCCGGTGCAGCTATTACAGGTCCCTGTAAAACAGAGAACCTGGGACTTGAAAAGGTGCTTGCACATATAATATCCAACCCGAACATACGTTATCTACTGATAACAGGGTCTGAAGTAAAAGGTCACATTACAGGGGATGCATTCCTTAAGATTCATCAAAACGGTGTAAAAGAAAACAGGATTGTTGGTGCAGTAGGCGCAATCCCCTATGTGGAGAATCTGACACCCGAAGCCATTGAGAGGTTCCAGCAGCAGATCGAGTGCGTGGACCTGATAGGTACAGAGAACATGTCAGAGATCACCTCCAAGATCAAAGAGCTTGCTTCCAGGGATCCTGATGCATTTGATGCAGACCCAATGGTTGTTAAAGTCGGAGAAGACGGTGCAGAAGAAGAAGCAGCTACCGGTATTAAGCCAATGGCTGCAGAAGTTGCGGCCATCCAGGCAAGAATACGGGACATCGATAGAGAAATGATTCAGGCCGGTGTAATGAACAAATTCCATTCAGGAGTTCATGCCGGTAAAATCGAAGGCATAATGATGGGGCTGGTAATTTCATTGACAATACTTGGCCTTTTGTTATTCGGGAGGTGA
- a CDS encoding tetrahydromethanopterin S-methyltransferase subunit F — MSEDMQGHGVPTIVNPQMGTVESTVKSIEYRAQLIARNQKLDSGVGAASMVGFSIGFVLALLFVIILPVIIWQVL; from the coding sequence ATGAGCGAAGATATGCAGGGACATGGTGTTCCTACAATAGTTAACCCCCAGATGGGTACTGTTGAATCTACTGTCAAGAGTATAGAATACCGTGCACAGTTGATAGCCCGTAACCAGAAACTGGATTCGGGTGTAGGTGCTGCGAGCATGGTAGGTTTTTCAATTGGATTTGTTCTTGCACTGTTGTTTGTAATCATACTTCCAGTGATTATATGGCAGGTGTTATAA
- the mtrG gene encoding tetrahydromethanopterin S-methyltransferase subunit MtrG produces the protein MSDEKNAIPIAVVDTDDYEQVMKKLDRIDEKVEFFNSEVAQRIGKKMGRDIGILYGAVIGIIIFLLYISLSSIIY, from the coding sequence ATGAGTGATGAAAAGAACGCGATTCCAATTGCAGTAGTGGATACTGATGATTACGAGCAGGTTATGAAAAAGCTTGACCGTATCGATGAAAAGGTTGAGTTCTTCAACAGTGAAGTAGCACAGCGTATAGGCAAAAAAATGGGAAGAGATATAGGAATACTGTATGGAGCAGTGATTGGAATAATAATATTCCTGCTCTATATCTCACTGTCATCGATAATTTATTAA
- the mtrH gene encoding tetrahydromethanopterin S-methyltransferase subunit H has product MFKFDKKQEVYEVGGINFGGQPGQYPTVLVGTMFYARHKIVSDEDKGVFDKEAAETLWKSQEEMGDVTGNPYVNQIVGETTEAMKNYIDWFVEIDDSTPFLIDSSAGDVRAFAAKYASEIGVADRAIYNSINASIHDQEIEAITDSDIEAAIVLAFNATDPTVKGKIDILETGGAGQDKGMLEIAKECGITKPLVDVAATPLGAGAGATMRSIITIKGRLGLPVGGGYHNLASAWDWMKTYKKTFETKEERREVYLPTDIGTNLVAQILSSNFQLYGPIENAKTVFPATAMVDIMLAETAKELNIEILDENHPINKLV; this is encoded by the coding sequence ATGTTTAAATTTGACAAGAAACAGGAAGTATATGAAGTCGGAGGGATTAATTTTGGCGGTCAGCCAGGTCAGTATCCTACAGTCCTGGTAGGCACAATGTTTTATGCCAGACATAAGATTGTTTCTGACGAAGACAAAGGTGTTTTTGACAAGGAGGCTGCTGAAACTCTCTGGAAATCCCAGGAAGAGATGGGAGATGTAACCGGAAACCCATACGTTAACCAGATCGTAGGAGAAACAACCGAAGCAATGAAGAATTACATTGACTGGTTTGTTGAAATCGATGATAGCACACCATTCCTGATCGACTCATCAGCAGGAGATGTACGTGCCTTTGCAGCAAAGTACGCATCTGAGATAGGTGTTGCTGACAGAGCAATATACAACTCCATAAACGCAAGTATACATGATCAGGAAATTGAAGCCATTACCGACAGTGATATAGAAGCTGCCATTGTGCTGGCTTTCAATGCAACAGACCCTACTGTAAAGGGAAAGATCGATATTCTGGAAACCGGTGGAGCAGGCCAGGATAAAGGCATGCTGGAAATTGCAAAAGAATGTGGAATCACAAAGCCTCTGGTAGATGTTGCAGCAACACCTCTTGGTGCAGGTGCAGGTGCAACCATGAGAAGTATCATAACAATTAAAGGAAGACTTGGCCTTCCTGTTGGTGGCGGATATCACAACCTTGCGTCTGCATGGGACTGGATGAAGACCTACAAGAAGACCTTTGAAACAAAAGAAGAAAGAAGAGAGGTTTATCTTCCAACTGATATAGGAACAAACCTTGTTGCTCAGATACTCAGTTCCAATTTCCAGCTATATGGTCCGATCGAGAATGCAAAAACTGTATTCCCGGCAACTGCCATGGTTGACATAATGCTGGCAGAAACTGCAAAGGAACTCAACATAGAAATCCTGGATGAAAACCATCCAATAAATAAACTGGTTTGA